The stretch of DNA tgtcctgatttcctttctctatttccacaagtataagcttatatagacataaatacaacatatacaagcatatccaagctatgaacttgtatacgaaaatattcccaaagctccaaaaacaccatatttcaactaaaatcaattatccaaattcaagtgactaattccaacttaagggaattccttacctcacaagtgtgtaatatcaccgtaaaagtagtcttgaacctttatccccaagtttcaccgaaaaaccctaggtagaatacaccaccataacaacatatttaagaaatctttacctacaatcaagttctagggaagaaatcaagactttttaaccgaataaaaccgcaaacttaccgaatagttgaagacttgtgtggagattggctatggaagcttgaagcgaggaagaagaggatgaagaagatgaaagctcacactctctccctctctttgtATTTCGGCCAAGGCAAGAACAAAAGGCAAGggaataaacatgttttagacaTAGTACTTTGAGGGAATGTTTGCATGGAagattaaaatagaataaaaaaaaatggtgtatttttaaacttatcagttggggtccaaacagataaagtttcggtagaaaataattaaagaataatttaaaccaaaaatttatcccagaccgaaacttgaaattggctaggttcggtacaccgcggaattttagcgatgtacgatcaaaatgaATCTTTttctgctatgggctgatttaattgaattggaaattcaatattaataacatggtgtctaataattcatttcctaggataatcgggtccgaatactagttcccaaaattttacggttcgtgaccggcacgaacgatcgcaacttaataacaactattcttcctaaaaaaaattctcttgaagcctcgagggactatttcatgaatgtcatagcttaaggaaatattttcgaaccttagtcttacgaaaatgccgaggctgcggttctatttgcaaatgatgaaattcctggaaatgtgaaattttgcaaacttggctgaaaagggcatgaaaattattttgagtggcaagttatgacttcattcttattcgagaaaagctttatatgatttaacgtttatacgctattatactatctataaatcgtttcgttacaggcagattttcaaatcatggtaaaactttataaagcttttagattatctatgttttcaaacctttgtctacttttaagtgacaaatgaatttccttacttagccgtcgtgctaactacacttcgttgtgttcttaacagatgtctagggtaggctcgtgtagcccacctgactcggatccttccgagttggagttccctatctacgatcatgatgattatgtacagtacttagttgatgtcgacccgtatgctcctggattcgctcctgactctccagctccggcttatgttcctgctattccttccccaccgtacagtcctcctccgacttacccaactacaccctctcgtatcccggttcgcagtagccagccaaattttctggatggggccaggtctaggtttgggtctttgccggtagaggtgttggaagggagtgatcccttagaatttgttgccttttatccctgtccgtggaatctcgctccttcggaacattgggatgagtggtccatgatgtacactcctagttacttcctggatcatctcacctgggttgcgggcaactggcatcttgtatgggggacgtactccgaaccggagtaccgccccttagaagaggatgactgattagaaaggttatgggaggaaccctttttttgtgtacatgtatcttttgtagccatgatgaacttagctggctagtaagttgtaattaaactcttgtatatattctggtagttagtgtagctaccccttttgctcacctatatatatatgtatgaagatatgttgggtaatgatgatgatgatgtgaaatagttttcttgttagcctgtgcacctagagtgaactctgtctggtcttggctgggtttagtctaggtgtggcggtaactactccggatgtacggtatagccgagccggggtgttacaagttggtatcagagcctaggttgaaccttcgggaattagatcgaagcctaagtccgagcctaggttgagttcaagtttcaagtcagcttaggttcgtagagattaacctaagtcgttgttacggtatcatgagcataagctttggagcagagttggaacgaaagtccggcagcataaaagggggtattttacttttactctacagaatcttacgattctggttgttgaataatatgatcaatgtttgtgatttcttgcatgtgttaacccttgcatgggattattgtgagtaagctggctagcgtaatgcgttaattatccctatgctgaggtagaaacccctgcttagcgggtatgataaagtgaatgttaggggacgttgtataggacttaagtaggtgctatactgactgcctaactagctaaccCTTGAGGACTCTTATACTTCGGATACTAATTTGGATCTATCGTCCAGTGAAAATGCCTCCAAGACGCAACATGCCTACCAGTAGCAACGAGAACGTCTCTGCAATTGATCGTATGGCCCAAGCGATGGAGcgaatggctgagttcatgatggctcagcaaacCCAGAACCAGAACCAAGGACAACCACGAGTCGATTATGCGAAGGCGATAGCAAGCCGACAACCACCACACTATGCGGGAGAAAAAGATCCGGTTATTTTAGAGGAGTGGATCCGGACGTTTGACAAACTGCTCAACGCAGTGGATTGCCCTGCAAATCAACGAGTACCTTCCGCGGTCTATTATTTAACGAAAgctgcagacaactggtggacaTCAGAAGGACCTGATCTTCTACAAGACCCAgagtttggttgggaagaattcaaggaggAACTGAGGGGACAGTTCTACACCGAGCGTATTAGAGGGATTAAATGCGAGGAATTTCTACGGCTAAAACAGAAGGGAGCAACAATCAAAGAATATCATGACCAGTACGTGGAACTAATGCGTTTCGCTCAGGAGATTGTACCTAATGAAGCAAGTAAGGCACGAAGGTTTGTTCGAGGATTGGACTGGGATGTAAGGAGGGCGATTGcgccattcatgtgctctaccttgAAGGAGGCGTACGATAGAGCCTCGGACCATTACCAGGTGTACCTAGATCAACAAGAAGTTTATGGCCGAAATAAAAGAAAGGCCGATGACAAGTCACAGAAATCCGCACTGGGAAACAAGAGAGTGAACCAAGGTGGCTCCAACCTAATATCAGGAAGAGGAAGGGAAAGAATTAACGAAGGAAACCGTTTTACTTGTTCAAGATGTGGAAGGAATCATCCAGGAGTGAATTGCCAAGGAGCGAGGATTAAGTGCTTCACATGCGGTCTTTCTGGGCACAAGTCCTTTGAGTGCCAGAGTCGGGTAGACAGTCCTCAAAAACTCCTACAGAACGTGAACCAAGGGAGAAGATTTAATGGGAATACTGGTCAGAGACCCGCAGAGATAGGAAACAGAATGGCCAACTCTCAGTCAACAAATCCGGGAGGACCAACAAACGTCGCATCTGGTTCCAACCACAAAGGGAAgcaagtgatgggagaaagTAGCACGGGAAACCAAGGCAgaatttacgtcgtcaatagcactCAGGCCCAGGCTAacgacgccgtaactggtacatttCCCATAAACTCAGTACCTGGAATAGTGTTATTtgatacaggagctaccaattcatttatatcatctgCATTTGCTGATAGACTGAaattaaggcctactattgagctagatctaaatgtcaaaactgcttcgggaatagtagtagcctgtagaAATGGTTATGATAACATTGCGATAGAAATAGCTGGAACTAACTGTCCCGGAAAtctcgttcgttttgaacttgagggcattgatgtagtactcggaatggattggttggataagtataaagctcggATAGTGTGTGATGAGCGGAAGATTGTGTTACGAGGACCAGAagggaggagaatatcctaccgagggattgaCAAGCAACACGAATCCAGGTTGTTGACAGCGCAGAAACTGAAGCAGTATATGCACCAGGGATGTGAAGTATACCTCTGTTTGGTGCAAGATTCCGAACCAGAAGAACTCGAAATCGATCGAATCCCAGTTgtacgcgaatttcctgacgtgttccccgacgatctcacaGAAATGCCACCGGAAAGAGAGCTGGAATTCACCATTGATCTcataccaggaacctcacctacctcgaaagcgccttatcgaatggcaccgaaagagatggaggaactaaaggcacaattggcggaattactggagaaaggatttatcagaccaagcgtatcgccttggggtgcaccggtactgttcgttaagaagaaggatgggagtcttagactgtgcatcgattacagggaactaaaccgagtcacagtaaagaacaagtacccgttgcctaggatcgatgatctattcgatcagttgaaaggagcgggagtgttttcaaagattgacttacggtcagggtatcatcaagtgcgagtcgcgaagGGGGATGTGCCTAAGACAGCATTTCGGACGAGATAtgggcactatgaattcacggttatgccattcggagtgactaacgccccaggaacctttatggacctgatgaaccgaattttccttccctatttggataaattcgtcgtcgccttcatagatgacatcttggtctactctgaGACACCGGAGGATCACAAGGGACATCTTCGGACAGTGTtacaaacactaagggaaaagaaactttttgcgaaattgtcaaagtgtgaattttggaaaagagaagttgcttttcttggacacgtaatcacccaagaagggatagcagtggacccagctaagatacaagctgtacttgaatgggaagcacccaaatcagttacggaagtccgtagtttcttaggtttggcgggttattaccgaagatttgttcaggacttctcaaggatagcaaagccgttgacaaacctgctcaagaaaacgaccaagtatagttggagtgaagaatgtgagcaggcattccaagaacttAAGACGAGATTGACGACTGCTCCAATATTGACCTTACCTGTTGGAGCGGAAGGTTACGAGTTGTACACGGATGCATCTCACAAGGGACTAGGATGTGTTttgatgcaaaatggaagggtaatagcatatgcttctcgccaattaaaaactcatgaagctaactacccgacgcatgacttagaactggcagccgtggtatttgctctcaagatttggcgacactacctctatggaatctcatgcaagatttatacggaccacaagagtttaaagtacatctttactcagcgagaccttaatctaaggcaaaggagatggttggaattgatcaaagattatgacttggaaatccaataccaggagggcaaagcaaacaaggtagctgatgccttgagtcgaaaatcaaaccatgctctttgggtattacccgaacaattatgcgaggattttcagagactcaatttggagatacagatgtgtggtcaggtggaacaggaaataaaattttattacatgtcggtgactccaaccctattccaggaagtcaaacaaacacaagaagaggacaattgggtagggagcatcagggagaagatgattgatggaaaacatggtccatttgaattacacccagatgggagtgtaagattccaaggtaggtggataataccaaaagggtgtaaggagataatggaacaattaatgaaggaaggtcattatacaccctattcagttcatcctggtggggataaactgtataaggacttaaaacaaaatttctggtggtcgggcatgaagaaggatgtagctgaatttgtggctaaatgcttgaactgtcaaaaggtcaaggcagaaagaagtaaaccaaagggattattgcagccattagaaattccgcagtggaaatgggactcaatct from Ipomoea triloba cultivar NCNSP0323 chromosome 7, ASM357664v1 encodes:
- the LOC116024090 gene encoding uncharacterized protein LOC116024090, with the translated sequence MPPRRNMPTSSNENVSAIDRMAQAMERMAEFMMAQQTQNQNQGQPRVDYAKAIASRQPPHYAGEKDPVILEEWIRTFDKLLNAVDCPANQRVPSAVYYLTKAADNWWTSEGPDLLQDPEFGWEEFKEELRGQFYTERIRGIKCEEFLRLKQKGATIKEYHDQYVELMRFAQEIVPNEASKARRFVRGLDWDVRRAIAPFMCSTLKEAYDRASDHYQVYLDQQEVYGRNKRKADDKSQKSALGNKRVNQGGSNLISGRGRERINEGNRFTCSRCGRNHPGVNCQGARIKCFTCGLSGHKSFECQSRVDSPQKLLQNVNQGRRFNGNTGQRPAEIGNRMANSQSTNPGGPTNVASGSNHKGKQVMGESSTGNQGRIYVVNSTQAQANDAVTD